A single genomic interval of Camelina sativa cultivar DH55 chromosome 11, Cs, whole genome shotgun sequence harbors:
- the LOC104722191 gene encoding uncharacterized protein LOC104722191 produces MARRLFACFGLKKSSSNKPISGGGGNSSAVAAADVPSGDGPVLVQLFSSQGCKTSPAAEMLMSRLGRGDFDAQIRGGDGGGSVGSPAMVLVFHVDYWDFKGWKDPYGSSQWTVRQKAYVEALKLDTMFTPQLVVQGRSQLTGIEEETLLTSISEAPRFPSPAFKATFQRPTSETLQVSLTGALRMKVDGDGIDIMVAIYETGLVTDCARGENEGRMLSNDFVVRKMEKMCTVKDITPKKPVSGTAHFTLWDGFNSSKCGVAVFLQNSSLHVFGTQSFKLPDEI; encoded by the exons ATGGCGCGCCGTCTTTTCGCCTGTTTCGGCCTCAAGAAATCTTCTTCTAATAAACCTATCTCCGGAGGAGGCGGTAACAGTTCCGCCGTCGCCGCCGCAGATGTTCCCTCCGGAGACGGACCTGTTCTCGTCCAGCTGTTCTCGTCTCAAGGATGCAAGACCTCCCCGGCCGCAGAGATGCTTATGTCCCGGCTAGGTCGAGGCGATTTCGACGCTCAGATCCGTGGAGGAGATGGTGGTGGATCTGTTGGATCTCCGGCGATGGTTTTGGTGTTTCATGTGGACTATTGGGATTTCAAGGGGTGGAAAGATCCGTATGGATCAAGCCAATGGACGGTGAGGCAGAAGGCGTATGTAGAGGCGTTGAAACTTGACACCATGTTTACTCCTCAGCTTGTTGTCCAAGGAAGATCTCAATTGACAGGGATCGAGGAGGAGACGCTCCTTACTTCTATCTCGGAAGCGCCTAGGTTTCCTTCTCCAGCTTTCAAG GCGACTTTCCAGAGACCAACCTCAGAGACACTACAAGTATCACTCACCGGAGCTTTGAGAATGAAAGTAGACGGAGACGGAATCGACATAATGGTGGCGATATACGAGACCGGGCTTGTGACCGACTGCGCAAGAGGAGAGAACGAAGGAAGAATGTTGTCGAATGACTTCGTTGtgagaaagatggagaagatgTGCACTGTGAAAGATATAACACCGAAGAAACCAGTGTCCGGTACTGCTCATTTCACGCTATGGGATGGATTCAACAGCAGCAAATGTGGAGTCGCCGTCTTTCTTCAGAACTCGTCACTTCATGTTTTTGGTACACAGAGTTTTAAGTTGCCTGATGAGATTTGA
- the LOC104727718 gene encoding putative B3 domain-containing protein At5g35780 translates to MKTYEDDLESTKENMWSKLLELADVATMVYEEEQRKKKGKSKIVSEEEQRKKKGKSKIQRNYENLNGASTSSSSSLRHLRCSETRSSLHYNTPDIESPPNPNSQSSSSQTESTSRKRLALVLQPRSSSGKFKKAKVVASLPRIARGPPEWLGEVIREMGVTEDPMLIFDFGKPLSASDVNSGLSRFLLPFSMLTRNDFLTPAESAAILRADIDEQNIGVGAILVNKNCEMWGLRFKLWAMEKKESGNGTLNYALNWGWNDVVKGNRLKEDHEISLWSFRCRGVLCFALEHRIPSLSKRLLH, encoded by the exons ATGAAGACATACGAAGATGATCTTGAGTCTACGAAGGAGAACATGTGGTCGAAGCTCCTTGAATTGGCGGATGTTGCGACTATGGTGTATGAAGAAGAACAAcgcaagaaaaaaggaaaatctaAGATCGTCTCTGAAGAAGAACaacgaaagaaaaaaggaaaatctaAGATc CAACGAAACTATGAGAATCTTAATGGggcttctacttcttcttcttcatcgctccGCCACCTTCGTTGTTCTGAGACTCGTTCTTCGCTCCATTACAACACGCCTGATATTGAAAGCCCTCCAAACCCTAATTCCCAGTCTTCTTCGAGCCAAACAGAGAGCACAAGCCGCAAGAGGCTTGCCTTGGTGCTGCAACCAAGGAGTAGTAGTGGTAAATTCAAGAAAGCAAAGGTGGTTGCTTCTTTGCCACGGATAGCTAGAGGGCCACCGGAGTGGCTTGGCGAGGTGATTAGAGAGATGGGCGTAACCGAAGACCCGATGCTGATCTTTGACTTTGGGAAACCACTATCCGCGAGTGATGTCAACTCAGGCCTGAGCCGTTTCTTGCTCCCTTTCAGTATGCTAACCAGAAACGACTTCTTGACACCTGCTGAGTCTGCAGCCATACTGAGAGCAGACATCGACGAACAGAACATTGGTGTGGGAGCGATTCTGGTGAATAAAAACTGTGAGATGTGGGGTTTGCGTTTTAAGTTATGggcgatggagaagaaggaatctGGAAACGGGACTTTGAACTACGCATTGAACTGGGGGTGGAACGACGTCGTCAAGGGTAACAGATTGAAAGAAGACCATGAGATCAGTCTTTGGAGTTTCAGGTGCCGTGGAGTCCTATGCTTTGCTCTTGAACACAGAATTCCCAGCTTGTCCAAAAGATTGCTGCATTGA
- the LOC104722192 gene encoding tRNA (guanine(37)-N1)-methyltransferase 2 isoform X1, with translation MVSKLSLFRANSLPFPPVFFSSYSARFIHKPYPKSKTLILCVFSSTNVPYGPSLLKGKKLLLDDLRLASIGRDRDTHRGKIGDFDESIEKGVLLNEDDFTRVFEISAIRVPAKDCFALENRLRGHLLNWPRIRNIARVPGDEIDDDVVKLLGRESEEEEEEEDSVVDSVNRRISGKAEGDGERLSSVLHRDKLAKTFNSTGYLKFRNLAKISRPKRKRKTDKAMEEKVKEKERGSKRNEMAMVEVVEDRGGADDFEGLLGEGYGSRGRWRGSTRLLLLDEKYSGQQVQDLPEAIKVLFSEAKMTDASLSFELVKCRLTLFYDYWSMIEILEAVLPKGVIVPSAFEMVGHIAHLNLRDEHIAYKRLIAKVVLDKNQPKIQTVVNKIDPIHNDFRTMQLEVLAGNHSLVTLVVENGLRFHVDLARVYWNSKLGTERQRLLLGFDHNDVVCDVFAGVGPIALAAARIVKRVYANDLNPHAVEFMEQNSVVNKLEKRIEIFNMDGRRFIRAMFSSDKGQKVTQVVMNLPKDAAESLDAFRGVYNDRQRDEGLSFPTIHVYGFSKASDPEFDFHERIRIALSEVAVDVKMRKVRLVAPGKWMLCASFILPKSVAFSRKKNISYVD, from the exons ATGGTGTCAAAGCTATCTCTTTTCCGAGCAAATTCACTTCCTTTCCCTccagtcttcttctcttcctacTCAGCTCGTTTCATCCATAAACCCTATCCCAAATCTAAAACCCTTATCCTCTGCGTCTTCTCTTCCACGAACGTTCCCTATGGCCCGTCTCTTCTGAAAGGGAAGAAGCTTTTGCTAGACGACCTTAGATTGGCTTCAATCGGTCGAGACAGAGATACCCATCGAGGCAAAATTGGAGATTTCGATGAATCGATCGAGAAAGGTGTTCTTTTGAACGAAGATGATTTCACCAGAGTGTTTGAGATTTCGGCGATTCGGGTTCCGGCGAAGGACTGTTTCGCGCTTGAGAATCGTCTCCGTGGTCATCTTCTTAATTGGCCTAGGATTCGTAACATTGCTAGGGTTCCTGGAGATGAAATTGACGACGACGTGGTGAAGCTCTTGGGccgtgagagtgaagaagaagaagaagaagaagatagtgtTGTGGATTCGGTTAATCGGAGAATAAGTGGGAAAGCAGAAGGGGATGGGGAGAGACTGAGTTCAGTGTTGCACAGAGATAAACTTGCCAAGACGTTTAATTCAACTGGGTATCTCAAATTCAGAAACTTGGCCAAAATTTCTCGGCCGAAGCGGAAGAGGAAGACTGACAAAGCAATGGAGGAGAAggtaaaggaaaaagaaagaggaagtAAACGCAACGAAATGGCAATGGTGGAAGTGGTGGAAGATCGAGGAGGAGCTGATGATTTTGAAGGGTTACTCGGAGAAGGCTATGGTAGTAGAGGAAGATGGAGAGGTTCAACAAGATTGTTGCTTTTGGATGAGAAGTATTCCGGTCAGCAAGTTCAAGACTTGCCTGAGGCTATCAAG GTTCTGTTTTCAGAAGCTAAAATGACTGATGCAAGCTTAAGTTTCGAGCTAGTGAAATGCAGACTGACTTTGTTCTATGACTATTGGTCAATGATTGAG ATATTGGAGGCTGTTCTACCTAAGGGTGTGATTGTGCCTTCAGCATTTGAGATGGTGGGGCATATTGCGCATCTGAATCTAAGAGATGAGCATATAGCTTACAAGAGGCTCATAGCTAAG GTGGTTCTGGACAAGAATCAGCCAAAGATACAAACCGTTGTGAATAAGATTGATCCTATTCACAACGACTTCAGAACTATGCAGCTAGAGGTTTTAGCCGGCAACCATTCCCTGGTGACTCTGGTTGTTGAGAATGGACTGCGCTTTCATGTGGATTTAGCTAGAGT ATATTGGAATTCGAAACTTGGGACAGAAAGACAGAGGCTGCTGCTCGGGTTCGACCACAATGACGTTGTCT GTGACGTTTTTGCTGGAGTGGGTCCAATTGCACTTGCTGCAGCAAGGATTGTAAAACGTGTATATGCCAATGACCTGAACCCTCATGCAGTAGAGTTCATGGAGCAAAATAGTGTTGTTAATAAGCTTGAGAAGAGAATCGAG ATCTTTAACATGGATGGAAGAAGATTCATAAGGGCTATGTTTTCAAGCGATAAGGGTCAAAAAGTCACCCAAGTAGTCATGAATTTACCTAAAGATGCGGCTGAGTCTCTAG ATGCATTTCGTGGAGTATACAACGATAGGCAGAGAGATGAAGGCTTATCATTCCCAACCATCCATGTTTATGGATTCTCCAAGGCTTCTGATCCAGAATTTGACTTCCACGAG CGGATACGGATTGCTCTGTCTGAAGTGGCAGTGGACGTGAAGATGCGAAAGGTACGCCTTGTGGCTCCTGGGAAATGGATGCTATGTGCTTCATTCATACTTCCCAAGAGTGTAGccttctcaagaaaaaaaaacattagttatGTAGATTAA
- the LOC104722192 gene encoding tRNA (guanine(37)-N1)-methyltransferase 2 isoform X2, translating into MVSKLSLFRANSLPFPPVFFSSYSARFIHKPYPKSKTLILCVFSSTNVPYGPSLLKGKKLLLDDLRLASIGRDRDTHRGKIGDFDESIEKGVLLNEDDFTRVFEISAIRVPAKDCFALENRLRGHLLNWPRIRNIARVPGDEIDDDVVKLLGRESEEEEEEEDSVVDSVNRRISGKAEGDGERLSSVLHRDKLAKTFNSTGYLKFRNLAKISRPKRKRKTDKAMEEKVKEKERGSKRNEMAMVEVVEDRGGADDFEGLLGEGYGSRGRWRGSTRLLLLDEKYSGQQVQDLPEAIKVLFSEAKMTDASLSFELVKCRLTLFYDYWSMIEILEAVLPKGVIVPSAFEMVGHIAHLNLRDEHIAYKRLIAKVVLDKNQPKIQTVVNKIDPIHNDFRTMQLEVLAGNHSLVTLVVENGLRFHVDLARVYWNSKLGTERQRLLLGFDHNDVVCMFAS; encoded by the exons ATGGTGTCAAAGCTATCTCTTTTCCGAGCAAATTCACTTCCTTTCCCTccagtcttcttctcttcctacTCAGCTCGTTTCATCCATAAACCCTATCCCAAATCTAAAACCCTTATCCTCTGCGTCTTCTCTTCCACGAACGTTCCCTATGGCCCGTCTCTTCTGAAAGGGAAGAAGCTTTTGCTAGACGACCTTAGATTGGCTTCAATCGGTCGAGACAGAGATACCCATCGAGGCAAAATTGGAGATTTCGATGAATCGATCGAGAAAGGTGTTCTTTTGAACGAAGATGATTTCACCAGAGTGTTTGAGATTTCGGCGATTCGGGTTCCGGCGAAGGACTGTTTCGCGCTTGAGAATCGTCTCCGTGGTCATCTTCTTAATTGGCCTAGGATTCGTAACATTGCTAGGGTTCCTGGAGATGAAATTGACGACGACGTGGTGAAGCTCTTGGGccgtgagagtgaagaagaagaagaagaagaagatagtgtTGTGGATTCGGTTAATCGGAGAATAAGTGGGAAAGCAGAAGGGGATGGGGAGAGACTGAGTTCAGTGTTGCACAGAGATAAACTTGCCAAGACGTTTAATTCAACTGGGTATCTCAAATTCAGAAACTTGGCCAAAATTTCTCGGCCGAAGCGGAAGAGGAAGACTGACAAAGCAATGGAGGAGAAggtaaaggaaaaagaaagaggaagtAAACGCAACGAAATGGCAATGGTGGAAGTGGTGGAAGATCGAGGAGGAGCTGATGATTTTGAAGGGTTACTCGGAGAAGGCTATGGTAGTAGAGGAAGATGGAGAGGTTCAACAAGATTGTTGCTTTTGGATGAGAAGTATTCCGGTCAGCAAGTTCAAGACTTGCCTGAGGCTATCAAG GTTCTGTTTTCAGAAGCTAAAATGACTGATGCAAGCTTAAGTTTCGAGCTAGTGAAATGCAGACTGACTTTGTTCTATGACTATTGGTCAATGATTGAG ATATTGGAGGCTGTTCTACCTAAGGGTGTGATTGTGCCTTCAGCATTTGAGATGGTGGGGCATATTGCGCATCTGAATCTAAGAGATGAGCATATAGCTTACAAGAGGCTCATAGCTAAG GTGGTTCTGGACAAGAATCAGCCAAAGATACAAACCGTTGTGAATAAGATTGATCCTATTCACAACGACTTCAGAACTATGCAGCTAGAGGTTTTAGCCGGCAACCATTCCCTGGTGACTCTGGTTGTTGAGAATGGACTGCGCTTTCATGTGGATTTAGCTAGAGT ATATTGGAATTCGAAACTTGGGACAGAAAGACAGAGGCTGCTGCTCGGGTTCGACCACAATGACGTTGTCTGTATGTTTGCTTCTTAG
- the LOC104722193 gene encoding protein SPOROCYTELESS-like: MATSLFFMPTDQNSVGNPNELLRISTNLGVVNSSGEIRTTEPQTQKSRGRRPGSKKGQQNQKKPTLRGMGVAKLERERLKTEAAENKQIAATLVGDSPVATPMNPNNAARLLPVPVDPVLVLQGFPSSLGGCRNNRIYCGGVGSGQIMMGPVCSPNWGFVETSPHHHELSSIPNPQMYNAISDPRCDTCFKKKRVDEDQNNVVRSNGGGFSKYTMIHPPPMNGYEHLLQPDYQRSSSQGFMYDHHHRIARSAPPSAASTNPYLNEATNHTVSMEEYGSGYMEGNPRSGWGGGVKEYEFIPGKYDDGFPGKYGKRVSSMGTTSVLGDCTSSSTIDLSLKL, translated from the exons ATGGcgacttctctcttcttcatgcCAACAGATCAAAACTCCGTCGGAAACCCAAACGAGCTTCTGAGAATTAGCACCAACCTTGGTGTCGTCAACAGCTCCGGCGAGATCCGGACGACAGAGCCACAGACCCAGAAGAGCCGTGGCCGGAGACCGGGATCAAAGAAAGGCCAGCAAAACCAGAAAAAACCGACCTTGAGAGGAATGGGTGTAGCGAAGCTCGAGCGGGAGCGTCTCAAAACCGAAGCAGCAGAGAACAAGCAGATCGCCGCCACTCTCGTCGGGGACTCGCCAGTAGCAACACCGATGAACCCTAACAACGCTGCCCGTTTGTTACCCGTGCCAGTGGACCCGGTGCTCGTCCTACAAGGCTTCCCAAGCTCACTCGGTGGATGCAGAAACAACAGGATCTATTGTGGTGGAGTCGGGTCGGGTCAGATTATGATGGGCCCGGTTTGTTCTCCTAATTGGGGTTTTGTTGAGACCTCTCCTCATCATCATGAGCTCTCTTCAATCCCAAATCCTCAAATGTATAACGCTATCTCCGATCCTCGCTGTGACACTTGCTTCaag AAGAAACGCGTGGATGAAGACCAGAACAATGTAGTTCGATCCAACGGTGGTGGGTTTTCGAAATACACAATGATTCATCCTCCTCCGATGAACGGCTACGAGCATCTTCTTCAACCAGATTATCAGAGGAGCAGCAGCCAAGGTTTCATGTATGATCATCATCACAGAATCGCTAGATCAGCTCCACCTTCTGCTGCTAGTACTAATCCGTATCTTAATGAGGCGACAAATCATACG GTATCAATGGAGGAATATGGGAGCGGCTACATGGAAGGAAACCCTAGAAGTGGATGGGGAGGAGGTGTGAAGGAGTACGAGTTTATTCCGGGGAAATACGATGATGGCTTTCCAGGAAAATATGGTAAAAGAGTTTCATCAATGGGTACTACATCAGTCCTAGGTGATTGCACATCATCCTCCACCATTGATTTGTCTTTGAAGCTTTAA